In the genome of Paenibacillus sp. GP183, the window TTCAGACGTGGTAGAAGCAGCTGTGGTTGGCATTCCGGATGAGAAATGGGGCGAACTCGTTACTGCCGTACTCGTACTGAAGGAGGGCTGCAGCTTGGATGAAGAAAGCATGAAGCAGTATTGCAAAGCTTCTATCGGCAAATACAAGGTTCCGAAGCGCTTTGTCGCAGTTGGTGAGCTTCCGAAAACGGCGGTAGGCAAAATCGATAAAAATCGTATCATCAGCGAGATCAGGTAATATGGTAAGATGGAGGAGAAACAGACTCAAACGGGAGCGTGCAGATGAAGAACGTTAAATTCATCCTGAAAACAAAGCTAACGCCGCCGCAAATGAAAAAACAGGTTTTACACAGAGCCGGATTAATCAAAAAATTAAAGCGGATGAACCAATATAAAATGACACTGGTCCACTCGGGGCCGGGCTACGGAAAAAGTACAGCCCTGGCTTCTTTTTTGCTTGCCGAATCAGCGACCTACAGCTGGTATTCAACAAGCGCTCACGACGATGACCTGCTTCCTTTTCTTCATTATCTCATTCACGCGCTTCGTTCTGTCTACCCATCCTTCGGCTCGGAGCTGCAAGAGCAATTGGCCGACAGCGAGCCTTATACGCGAAGCAAGGACATCATGGAGCTTTGCGAGGCTTTTATTAACGAGCTCATGCTTTTGCCCGAGGACAGCGTGCTCGTCATCGATGATTACCACTTCGTGGAGTCGTCGGTTGGAATCGATACCTTCATGAGTTATTTGCTTCAGCATTTGCCGGACGGCTTTCACCTTGTTCTGTCCAGTCGCTCGCGCCCCCATTGGGATTATTTAACTACCTTGAAAGTCAAAGGGGATCTTCTTGAGATCGGGGAAAAGGACCTTGCCTTTTCGGAAGAGGAAATCGAGGTGCTGTTCACAGACTGCTACGAGTATCCGCTCCAGCCTGAAGAAGCAGCGCAAATTTACCGGGTAACCGAAGGTTGGGCGATCGCCGTCCAGCTGATTTGGCAGCGATTATTGCTGGCGGGGGGCAGCGTCGCTTCCGTATTGACCGATCATGCGGATACGATGGGAGAGCTGTTCCGATTCTTGACGATGGAAGTGCTTTTGAAGCAGCCGCAGCATGTTCAGGGCTTTTTAGAGCAAACCTGTATTCTTGAAGATATGAGCTCCGAGATTTGCGACCATTTGCGGTCGAGTCAAGATTCCCAATATATATTGGAGTGGCTAAGCGCTCAAAGCTTGTTCATTGTTCCATTAGGAGAGGGTCATTATCGGTACCATGCTCTGTTTCGAGATTTTTTGCTAGGCCAATTGAATCGAAAAACTGAGGCTTTCGTAGATTTAAACCGAAAAGCTGCCCATTACTATAGGGGAAAAGGCTTGGAATTACAGGCTCTCTCCCATTTTGAAGCGATCGAGGATTGGCCTTCTTACACAGAGCTGCTGCAGGACTACGGCGGTACCATGCTGGAGAAAGGGCAGCTCGAAAGCCTTTTGGAAAAAATCGGGCGCGTGCCTGAACAGGGTAAAGACAAACGTTATTTACTTTGGATTTATGAAGGGGATATTTATCGGTACCGTTCGGCTTACGATCGGGCTGTCGAATGCTATATAAGAGGCGAAAAGCTTGCCGACGCCGTCGGTGATTTACTTAGCCGCAGCTTGGGTCTTGAAGGTCAGGCAAGAATTTATCTGGACACGATTCAGCCGGGAAAAGCGGAAGATCTGCTGTCTCAAGCCATCGAATTGTTAGAGCGTGTAGAGTCGTGCGGGAAGGAGCATTTTATCCGGCAGTACAGCTTGATGGCGGAAAACCTGATTAATTTGGGACGTGCTGCGGATGCCGAGGTTTGGTATGAGCGCTGTCGCAGTCTGCGTCACGATTTTCATGAGGATCTGCTCGAGGCCAGATTGCATCTTCGGACCGGAAGGCTGAAGCAATCCAAAAAAATGATTGAGTTCAGCAGGCACCGCCAAACATGGCCCGGCGAGAATCCATTACCGCGCTCGCACAGGGAAGCGGATATCTTGCTTTCGCTTATTGAGGCTATGCTCGGTGAGCCTGAGGAAGCCAAGCGGTTGGCGCAGCAGGGCATGATGCAGGGGATCCAGTTGAAGGCCCCTTTTGTGGAGGCGTGCGGCTGGATGCGGCTCGGGCATGCGGCACAGCTGCTTCCGAAATATGACTTCTCGGTTGCGTTAACCTGCTATCAAACGTCTTTGGACATTATGGAGCGGCTCAACGTTTCAAGAGGACGTGCAGAACCGTTAATGGGCCTCGGGCTCCTCTATGCCCGTGAAGGATCATATGATACAGCGGACAGGTTTAGCATGGAAGCCTTGGCGGAAACCGAGAAAGTGAAGGATGAGTGGCTTTCTACACTGATCCGCTTAGGTATAGGGATTACGGCCTTTTATGATGGCCGCTGCGGAGAAGCGGAAACACTTTTTGCCGAGTGCCGCGAGCGGTTTATGCATTGCGGAGACAGCTACGGCGTAACCGTGACACTTCTGTGGCAGGCGCTGCTTGCTTATCAGGAGGAGCCTGGCGTTGAGTTCCTGATTCACATGGAGCGTTTCCTGAAGCAGGCGCAGACCGGACAATACGACTTTCTGATTCAAAAAAGAACATTGTTCGGCCCACGGAATATCCAGCAGCTGGCTCCACTCTTGATTGAAGCTCAGAAGCAGGATATTCAAGCCCATTATGTGAACATCTTGCTCACCAAGCTGGGTATGGAACATTTAACCTATCACCCTGGCTATACGCTGCGCATTGAAACACTGGGAAGCTTTAAAGTTTGGCTTGGGGATCAAGCTATTGTTGAGAAAAATTGGCAGCGCGGGAAAGCGAAGGAGCTTTTTCAGCTGCTTGTCAACAAAAGGCAGCAGCTCGTGCCGAAGGACGAAATTATCTCGCTGCTGTTCGGCGAGTTGAGTGAAAATGCGGCTAATCGCGATTTTAAGGTTGCGCTAAACGCCTTAAATACGACCCTTGAGCCGCAGAGGCGGGCTCGCTCAACGCCATTTTTCATTCAGCGTCATGGCAGCGCTTACGGATTGAACCTTGCTTCCGGGCTGGAGCTTGATGCGGTAGAGTTTGAATTATGGATCCGCGCCGGGCTGGAGGAACAGGATGCTGCCCAGGCGATCCATGCTTTGGAAAAAGGTCTTGCCCTCTACAAAGGGGATTATATGCCGGATCGACGCTATCAGGACTGGAGCATTGAGGAACGGGAGAGGCTGCAGGTGCTTTATTTGCGAGGCAGTGAAAAGCTGGCAAAATTATACCAGGAAGAACAAAGATATGAAGCGTCCATTCATTGGTGCGAGCAAATTCTCGAAAAAGATTGCTGCTGGGAGGAGGCCTACCGTCTCTTGATGCTCAGCCACAGTACATTGAACAATCGGAATCAGGCCATCAAGTGGTACAAAAAATGCTGCCGTGTGCTTGAACGCGAGCTCGGCGTCAAACCGATGGCGGCGACAACGCGTATGTACGAATCGCTGCTTGCTTCGAATGCAACTCATTTGTAACCCCTTC includes:
- a CDS encoding BTAD domain-containing putative transcriptional regulator, which translates into the protein MKNVKFILKTKLTPPQMKKQVLHRAGLIKKLKRMNQYKMTLVHSGPGYGKSTALASFLLAESATYSWYSTSAHDDDLLPFLHYLIHALRSVYPSFGSELQEQLADSEPYTRSKDIMELCEAFINELMLLPEDSVLVIDDYHFVESSVGIDTFMSYLLQHLPDGFHLVLSSRSRPHWDYLTTLKVKGDLLEIGEKDLAFSEEEIEVLFTDCYEYPLQPEEAAQIYRVTEGWAIAVQLIWQRLLLAGGSVASVLTDHADTMGELFRFLTMEVLLKQPQHVQGFLEQTCILEDMSSEICDHLRSSQDSQYILEWLSAQSLFIVPLGEGHYRYHALFRDFLLGQLNRKTEAFVDLNRKAAHYYRGKGLELQALSHFEAIEDWPSYTELLQDYGGTMLEKGQLESLLEKIGRVPEQGKDKRYLLWIYEGDIYRYRSAYDRAVECYIRGEKLADAVGDLLSRSLGLEGQARIYLDTIQPGKAEDLLSQAIELLERVESCGKEHFIRQYSLMAENLINLGRAADAEVWYERCRSLRHDFHEDLLEARLHLRTGRLKQSKKMIEFSRHRQTWPGENPLPRSHREADILLSLIEAMLGEPEEAKRLAQQGMMQGIQLKAPFVEACGWMRLGHAAQLLPKYDFSVALTCYQTSLDIMERLNVSRGRAEPLMGLGLLYAREGSYDTADRFSMEALAETEKVKDEWLSTLIRLGIGITAFYDGRCGEAETLFAECRERFMHCGDSYGVTVTLLWQALLAYQEEPGVEFLIHMERFLKQAQTGQYDFLIQKRTLFGPRNIQQLAPLLIEAQKQDIQAHYVNILLTKLGMEHLTYHPGYTLRIETLGSFKVWLGDQAIVEKNWQRGKAKELFQLLVNKRQQLVPKDEIISLLFGELSENAANRDFKVALNALNTTLEPQRRARSTPFFIQRHGSAYGLNLASGLELDAVEFELWIRAGLEEQDAAQAIHALEKGLALYKGDYMPDRRYQDWSIEERERLQVLYLRGSEKLAKLYQEEQRYEASIHWCEQILEKDCCWEEAYRLLMLSHSTLNNRNQAIKWYKKCCRVLERELGVKPMAATTRMYESLLASNATHL